tactatttatattgttctttttatactgagaaaaataaattgaattgaattgaaattgaacattTACACATCTTTGGTGTAATCCTTAAAGTCCGTGCAAATTCTAGGATTCGATCCATGACGAAAAAATTTTCCCTGTTTTCTAAAAGTTTATGAACAGATGATGGCTATGGCTAATGTACATGCAGCAGTGGATAAACCGAGCCTGGTCTGATCGGGCAACCATCATCTCCATCCTTATTAAAGCCATTCTAACTTCCATGACGTTTATTATTTGTTCTCTGTGGAGGAGCGTCGTTTCAAGAAAGTATCAACGAAGAGGAAAACAGAAAACACTCCAAAATTTATCAAGAGAACAACCCCGGCCGCTATGAAGATGGTTTTGAAAGACCTGATGCGCTCAAAAACGTTAcctaaaagacaaaagaaagaaaaccaaATTATTTAGATATTCGGAAAATATTGAGGTTTCAAAGAGACTGGCATCTAACACGTAATGGTTAAACATGCGGCATTTCATGCAATATCTGTGTATAATCATAACACTTTAGGGTTTGGGATATTTCACTGCCCAAATCTTTCTGTCAAAGAAATGCATTATGGGTAGACTTGAttactttaagaaaaaaattacgatAATCACGTTTTACCCTCATTTTACAAAGCACAAGAATCTGTAAACCActtaaagaccccccccccccctttcagcAGGTCTATTAAAAGTCTTTCATTGAAACACCCAGTTTGTCAAATTCCCTCGATAAGTTTTCAATCAGTTGAATTTCAGTTAAACTTCAAAGTGTTTCATGATTCGTCACTCGtcagcactagcgtacctacgggggggggggcaggggggggcactctgccccccctgacgaagaccttttgaagacctttttttttttttttttgcttggcaaatttttttttggaacgaaaacctatattttttatagaagaccttttttttttttttttttttttttttgcttgtcaaattttttggcggccgattttgcccccccctgtggaaaatcctaggtacgccactgctcgtcagtaattattttttgtaaacttTTCATGCTCTGCAgtgtcttgaaaaaaaatcatcgtaATCTAATTTCAGGAAAACTTTGCTTGGTAGATCAAACAGCCTTGACGTATTATTACCGAGTCTTTCAATTATCTCTACACTcatttgcacattttagagCTATTGTAGTTGTACAGTTTTAGagatcatataattttttccCAGAAATCATCTTAAAGCGATTTCCCAGTAGCCTTATTGATCTTTTAATCATGGGCGGCACCTCAGGGGGACAGGGTATATATATACTAAGAAAGATAGGTTCAACTTTGCACCTTTAAAGGTacagaccagggccccgtcttacaaagagttacgattgatccaatcaatcgtaactctatggaaatgaCAGTgctaaaaaaaagagggaaaacaAGACCTCCAAAAAGAGGGGCGGGGGAAGGAAGAAGAGTTTACAAAAGGGGGTCTGAGCCATGTGACTCTGTAATATCCGTACAATAATTGGGAAAAAGATAAAACCCATTACCTCTTCAAAATATCATGGCGCCACCCCTTACTCGCCTAACATAGATTACAAAGAAATCTGCTTAATACTACATGATTTTTGTGGTGTGTGTCTTTTTTAGTATCATTCTAAAGATACATTGCATTCTCCTGGTCTTTTAGACTGCATACAGTATATCTCCGCTCTATCATGGTGCAATTTAAGCCTACATACCTGCAAGAGTTGCAGATATAAGAAGTATTACTCCACTCGTCATGAAAGTAGTCGCCATGGCAAGAGAAAAGTTTTCCTTCTTTACTTTAATAGCTAAATATGCGTCGAGGGAAGAAGTTGAACCATAAATGCCGAATCCTACGAAAAATGAACAGATTAGAAAGTGAACCAGCGATGAGCTAATAGGATGTGCCATCAATGCCATAGATGATACTACTGTGTTGACTGAGAAAGCGTGAGGTGCTAGGTGAGGATGTTTGTACAGGATTCTTAAGAGTACCAGCCGACTGATGATACCACCCAAAGAACCAATCATGGGGAGATACACTGCTTCATTCTCATGGAGTCCGACTGACATTCCATACGATGCAGAGAAAGTTATCCAAATGGCGAAACATCCTTCAAGAATTATTTGACAAGGGATAAAGATAAAGGTGAAGACAAGTTCCTTTCTGAATAGACCCAAAGGGAAAATTGACGTTAGCACTTCTGCAATCAAGTTTCCTATCGGATTGGATTTTTGAGATTCAGCGTCTTTTCGAATCCTACTTTCATCGCTGGTCCCCTCGTCAGTATTGAGACTTTCAACGTCAGTTCGAAGTTTGTTCTTTTGATGATAGGTCTCGTCTTCTTGACCTTGCAATAGAGTCGATCCCTCGATATCATCCTCTCCGGGGTTATGTCGTTTCTTCTTTTTGACTGCAGTTGACCGAGGGGATCTAAAAGTGGCGCCAATCGCTGTTTGGTAGAAGAAGATACCACTTAAACAGAGCAGAGCTCCCCTCATACCGTATGCTTCCAGACACAGAACAGCTGTATAAGGGAAAATGATACCTCCAATCTGTCCTCCCATTTGTGTGAAGGTTATGGCCATGCCATACTTTTCCCCAAAGTGTTCACGCAAAATAACTGTTGAACTCTGGTATAACGGCGATGAGAATAACcctgaaaattgaaaagtagaatatgattgtaatgataatccataatctattcatgttttgttaatGATAATTGTGACTTCTGGGGTTTATTGTGTTTGAGGTGAGAAACTGGAAGATTTGTATGGACAGGATCTCCCCAAGCAAATATCTCATAAGATTGCCGTAATAGCATGCtgaaaaagaaattttaaaTGGTATAATTATCATGAAGTAGACAAACCACTAACACCACATAGTGTATCAGTTCAAATTTATTCGTGTGTATTGCccaaagtttttatgaatattatatcatatttgcATTACTTATACAATGATTTATTCAGAATTTCCGTTGTGGCTGTCAAAATAATTAGAGCACTTTCTATTCCTAATCTCTAAATTGATAAATTAGTGATCTAACAACTTTACTCTAAAGAAAGGCAAATATCTGATCTTGATGCATTCAGGGAAATATTCAAATTGGCCACTGGTCTCGACTTAAAGTTTCGTGTCTGATTTCAAACTCTTCTTCATCTCTCCCAATTAGTTGATGGCGCAAAATCATTCTTGCCAACTGGTGTATAGGGCCTTCGTATTAGATTTACATGACATAGGTCTTTGTCGTCAAATCTTTGAAGTGTCCATATGTACTCGCCACCAACTCAAAAGACCTGAAGAAGCGtccaaaatcggatgcaaaactATCATCAATTCAAAATCCAGTCACCTAGAATCAGGACTGGGCAGTACCTGTAAAGAAGAATGAGCATCCCAGAGAGAGTGCTGACTGACTGAAGAAGGCCCCCATCATAGATACTCCTGACAAGAACCCGCCGATTGATGACAGACAACGATGGCCAAACTTTGTCGCCAAGTAATTACTCAGAGGACCTGCACAGATTTTCATGGAGAAAGTGCTGAATCTCCATTGAAGATGTGGTCAAACTGAGAAACATACTTTGTCCCGACTATAAGAATTCGAATTGGCAATTATTATTCGCCATGAGCATGGACAGCATTGTGCTCAAAATACGAATGTCTCTGACTCTGAGCATGATTTGataattatgaaaagaaaaggaaaactgAGTATTTGTGTCATACCATTgtcatgatttattttcattaaattgcGAAACTGAAGACGAAGACGTGGCATTTATATACCACGATCCGGCCCTTGGAAAGAAGTTGGGTCATTGGTGTTACTTttaccaaaattattttatacacATGCAATCTAACCAGTTTTGGCAAATCCTGTGGCACCATAGGCTTATGCTAGCCTTGGGGCTGATCGAAAATTTTATTGGGAGAGGAACATGTAGAAATTTTATCGATTTCTTAAGAATTCACCTCTTTGAAAATGTATGACCTATAAAATGTCTGATTTACCATAatgtttacaaaaatgaagGGAGTGAATATTCCTGATAAAGAGAGGCTTAAATTTGCATGGGGCAAAAGGAGTACGCCTAGACACATGTCCCAGATTGGTCTACTTACAGGCAATATAAACGACCCCAAGCTGCATTGGAACAAGAAATCCAACCAATGTGTAATCCATCTGAAACTGGAAGACCATGGCGGGAACGAGGACAGAAATAGCTTTCGTCATACCGGAGTAGATCATATGAACAACAAACTTTCCTAAAGCAACCACGTAGCGCCATTTCTCAGTTGTGTCTGAACTTTCCGCCATTTCGAACCTGAAATATCTGAGggtcaataaaaatacataaagattttcttagataataataatgcatgTTTAAATTATTCCTTACTGGAAACTATTGACCTATGGACACTATTACAGATATCAGAGACTGAAGGTAGGCCTATTTCTCAAAATATCTATTTCTCTGAATTATCCGTGAAAGTCGACTTGCGCAAGACATTAAAACAATGGACGGATATCTCGGGATCGTTTCATGAATtattgtccgacaagttgtcaggtctgGCTGAAAAGCACCGTTGCTATATGGTAACTATCGACTGATAAGACAGGACTTGTCATATAAAACGTCAATcaagttctttcatgaaacgATCCTCTGCTCATCTCATAATAGGCCTATCCTAAATATGGAATTTCCAAACCGTATTCGACAATTGATGGCTCTTGACGAATAAGATAAACCATAACCCCTATTTGGAGCAACTCATAGGCAACATAGCAGCCTCTAAAGACCAACAATCAGTATTAAAATTCACACCTTTATTAGAGTTCCAGCAGAGCCACATTTTATTGGAGATATGTAGAGCCCGGGGATGATAGAGCGAACCGCCTATTAGCCCCGTCAGAAATTTTCGACCGGGGGTGATTTCAAGCGTAGCGGCCGACCgagaaaatgtgtgtttttcGTGTCTTTTCTCGCCAAAGACGAAGACAGGGAAggatccaagattttccaaaagacggcacatttttccgaaagaaatttgacaagcaaaaaaaagtcatcGCTTTCAAAAGGGGGAACGGGCCGGATATGCCCCCCCTCCTCTTGGATCTGCCAGTGGACGGGAAGTATGACCAGCTAATTCCGATGTTCCCTAGCTATACAACAGTACCAACCTTCTTTTAAATAACCGAGAATATTTAtccaaacaaattatttcatatggAATTTTTTACTTGATTTACTTTGTATCCGTGATCCTGAAATTTCCAAACATAGGGCTTGGGTTTGTAGGTTTAGGcctataatataggcctacagtagaATCTAaacgagaaaataaaatgtcCAAATATTCTTCGTCTAGGTGTTGGGCTACTTTGCTcggaaaatgtgtatttttcaCTTTGGGGAtaatgcaagaaaatatttgaaatcaattgaaaatttcagatgcaaatttacaagggataattcaatttaaacaaggagcttccaacacataaatcaaattaatttgtaGGCTTCTTGCTGATACTAGAAGCAGACcatcaatcaattgcaaatttgcaaggTAATGCAGGACCTTCaatatatattacaatattttaCATGCATTGACAACCTGTTTTCGTTTCTCTTCTACATAACGAGAGCCCCCGAGCAGTGGCGGCACCAGGATTTTAAAACTGATGGGTGTCAAAGAAAAAGGGATAGAGGGGAACTAAAATTTACTTTGCATGTTTCACGAAATGGAGTGTGAAGCGCGACTAGAGCGCTGGATCCAACTTTTGGGTCCTTGCTGGAGTTAGAGCACACATGTACTTGTTTCTAATTCAGTATATAAAGCGGTATTCCTTAAAAAGGGGGTGGGGCGTAGAATGTTTTCATACACGTTTCCCCGATGGGCCGCTAAAAGCCAATGTTTGCTGTTGGTTTATAGAGGGAGCagtcctaactaaagactgaagtttcAAGTGCATTTAATTAGCTGTAGTCTTACAAACAAGATAGGCTATCTCACATTGCCTAACTagataatgagagcgcgaagcgcgagctcaactTTTTGGATATCTGATGCATTTGGACTAAAGCAATGAACGTTCTGAGCAGTTTTTGGCAATACAagatatgcgagcgcgaatcgcgcgctaaatttttgatatattgCATGATGGCACATTCCGAGtaacaatacaaaatatgattt
This is a stretch of genomic DNA from Lytechinus pictus isolate F3 Inbred unplaced genomic scaffold, Lp3.0 scaffold_19, whole genome shotgun sequence. It encodes these proteins:
- the LOC129259961 gene encoding uncharacterized protein LOC129259961 gives rise to the protein MAESSDTTEKWRYVVALGKFVVHMIYSGMTKAISVLVPAMVFQFQMDYTLVGFLVPMQLGVVYIACPLSNYLATKFGHRCLSSIGGFLSGVSMMGAFFSQSALSLGCSFFFTGLFSSPLYQSSTVILREHFGEKYGMAITFTQMGGQIGGIIFPYTAVLCLEAYGMRGALLCLSGIFFYQTAIGATFRSPRSTAVKKKKRHNPGEDDIEGSTLLQGQEDETYHQKNKLRTDVESLNTDEGTSDESRIRKDAESQKSNPIGNLIAEVLTSIFPLGLFRKELVFTFIFIPCQIILEGCFAIWITFSASYGMSVGLHENEAVYLPMIGSLGGIISRLVLLRILYKHPHLAPHAFSVNTVVSSMALMAHPISSSLVHFLICSFFVGFGIYGSTSSLDAYLAIKVKKENFSLAMATTFMTSGVILLISATLAGNVFERIRSFKTIFIAAGVVLLINFGVFSVFLFVDTFLKRRSSTENK